Proteins found in one Scomber scombrus chromosome 15, fScoSco1.1, whole genome shotgun sequence genomic segment:
- the hdhd2 gene encoding haloacid dehalogenase-like hydrolase domain-containing protein 2 produces the protein MAGRRTLKAVLIDLSGTLHIEDTAVPGAQEALNRLRQASVSVKFVTNTTKESKRNLLERLQRLNFDLQEKEIFTSLSAARSLLEQKKHRPLLLVEDSALEDFTGIDTSEPNAVVFGLAPDHFNYQTLNKAFRMILDGAPLIAIHKARYYKRKDGLALGPGPFVTGLEYATDCKAAVVGKPEKTFFTQALADLGCSPNEAVMIGDDARDDVGGAQNAGMLGILVKTGKYREGDENKINPPPHLTCDSFPNAVEHILKNLL, from the exons ATGGCAGGCAGACGGACTCTGAAGGCCGTGCTCATCGACCTGAGTGGAACTCTACATATAGAAGACACAGCAGTACCTGGAGCGCAGGAAGCTCTCAACAG GTTACGGCAGGCGTCTGTATCTGTGAAGTTCGTGACCAACACAACAAAGGAGAGTAAAAGGAACTTACTGGAACGACTGCAACGTCTCAACTTTGACCTCCAG GAAAAAGAGATCTTCACGTCTCTGAGTGCAGCGAGGAGTCTGTTAGAGCAGAAGAAACACAGACCGTTACTGCTGGTGGAGGACAGCGCACTGGAGGACTTCACTG GCATTGACACGTCTGAGCCAAACGCTGTCGTCTTCGGACTCGCTCCTGATCACTTCAACTATCAAACTCTCAACAAGGCTTTCAG GATGATTCTGGATGGTGCTCCTCTCATTGCCATCCATAAGGCTCGGTACTATAAACGGAAGGATGGCTTGGCGCTTGGCCCTGGGCCGTTTGTAACGGGGCTTGAGTACGCCACAGACTGTAAAGCTGCTGTGGTGGGAAAGcctgaaaagacatttttcacacag gcTCTTGCTGATTTAGGATGTAGCCCCAATGAAGCTGTCATGATAGGAGAT GACGCCAGAGATGATGTGGGAGGAGCTCAGAACGCAGGAATGTTGGGCATTCTGGTAAAAACTG GTAAATACAGAGAAGGAGACGAGAATAAAATCAACCCTCCTCCCCACCTGACATGTGACAGCTTTCCCAATGCTGTTGAACACATCCTGAAGAACCTGCTATAa